One window of the Vigna radiata var. radiata cultivar VC1973A chromosome 1, Vradiata_ver6, whole genome shotgun sequence genome contains the following:
- the LOC106755662 gene encoding probable serine/threonine-protein kinase PBL11 codes for MLRSIHTRGLTENMESIDCIRADSSIGAKTKGRRNNKDVVRGSTKEGSRFWKKLRIFLGCMLWSSKGEASSNKIHQIHGRHVTNDVDRQQPISPTSSSNRRTSSHARLSVPDQELFEASLLLRRFAFQDLMLATRTFKVENFHDEEGFGVLLKGWINPYGNYAARPGKGIPIAVAALNLNQCQDQKEWLDEISYLSELNHLNLVKLVGFCMEDDKRLLVHEYMCQGSLEQHLFSKTLRLTWPMRMKIAIGAANGLAFLHEEASRPVIFPDFKPSKILLDMDYNAKLWDFGLAREIHAPTKVVARKGYEAPEYLMTGHITSESNVYSFGIVLLEILTGRRALDDTMPAEEQNLIEWLRPHLRNKANFHYLMDPRLEGQYPTKCAHRTMRIATHCLRLDPKARPLMSEVVHKLKYLHDEMVGELGPKTSHGVGPSNHASGNKYALGRCSSPLRCFQGSPQQEYYPLPLPPAPPNPSLASSSKT; via the exons ATGCTAAGATCAATCCACACAAG GGGTCTAACTGAAAATATGGAAAGCATTGATTGTATTAGGGCTGATTCTTCAATTGGGGCCAAAACCAAGGGAAGAAGAAACAACAAAGATGTTGTTCGAGGTAGTACTAAAGAAGGTTCAAGATTTTGGAAGAAATTGAGGATTTTCCTAGGTTGCATGCTTTGGAGTTCCAAAGGGGAAGCTTCTTCAAACAAAATCCACCAAATTCatg GAAGACATGTTACAAATGATGTTGATAGACAGCAACCAATTTCCCCAACATCCTCATCCAACAGAAGAACAAGTAGCCATGCAAGATTGTCTGTTCCGGATCAAGAACTGTTTGAAGCTTCTTTGCTTCTTCGAAGGTTCGCTTTTCAAGATCTTATGTTGGCAACACGAACTTTTAAGGTTGAGAATTTTCATGATGAAGAAGGATTTGGAGTTTTGTTGAAAGGTTGGATTAATCCATATGGAAACTATGCAGCAAGACCTGGAAAAGGGATTCCCATTGCAGTGGCGGCACTCAACTTAAATCAATGTCAAGATCAAAAGGAATGGCTA GATGAAATTAGTTATCTCAGTGAACTCAATCATCTAAATCTGGTTAAATTAGTAGGTTTTTGCATGGAGGATGACAAAAGACTACTAGTACATGAGTATATGTGTCAAGGAAGCTTAGAGCAACATCTATTCAGCA AAACTCTTCGACTTACATGGCCTATGAGGATGAAAATTGCAATTGGTGCTGCCAATGGCCTTGCATTTTTACACGAGGAAGCTTCAAGGCCTGTAATATTTCCAGATTTTAAGCCATCTAAGATCCTATTGGATATG GACTACAATGCAAAACTTTGGGACTTTGGTCTTGCTCGAGAAATTCATGCACCAACTAAAGTAGTAGCAAGAAAAGGCTATGAAGCCCCTGAGTATCTGATGACAG GACACATTACTTCTGAGAGCAATGTTTATAGCTTTGGGATAGTTCTGCTTGAAATACTGACAGGAAGAAGAGCCTTGGATGATACAATGCCAGCAGAGGAACAAAACCTGATAGAATGGTTGCGACCTCATCTCAGAAACAAagcaaattttcattatttgatgGATCCTAGACTTGAAGGGCAATACCCTACAAAGTGTGCTCATAGGACAATGAGAATAGCTACTCATTGTCTTCGCCTAGACCCTAAAGCAAGACCCCTTATGAGTGAAGTAGTTCACAAGTTGAAGTATCTGCATGATGAGATGGTTGGTGAGCTTGGTCCCAAAACCTCACATGGTGTAGGCCCTTCTAACCATGCTAGTGGTAACAAGTATGCCCTTGGAAGATGTTCATCACCTTTAAGGTGTTTTCAAGGTTCACCACAGCAAGAATATTACCCTCTTCCCCTACCTCCAGCTCCACCAAATCCTTCACTTGCATCTTCGTCTAAAACCTAG